GCGCACTGTGCACCACTAATACTCCTACTACTCTAGTATCCGGCCTCTGGCCGTAGCGGGGACGCACGCACCCGCCGTTCACGTGGGCGACGCCGACGCGCACGGGCGCGGCCGCCGGAGGTCGCCACGACGCGCCAGTGGATCCGCCTCCGCCACCTGACACCGCTTTATTTACTCCCTAGGCTCCCACTCTGCCGAGTTTTAAAAAAGGTCAGAGCTAGGCGATCTCCCCGTGGCCACACGATCGGCACCGCTTCGGATCCTCTCTCGCTGTCCCGGCTCTTATTTCTAGCCAGGAGCTCTGCGGCGGTGCTCGGCCTCTGAGCTCTGCGTGCCCGCCAGCGCCCATATCGGTGTGCGTATGAAATCTGCAGGCTGCAGCGCCCGCGGTGGCAAATTTAATAAATTTGATCTGTAGACGAAAttaaatcacagaatgaactgtccgtgaaatttcacgcggctgacctttttATATGACGCCCGACACCAAGACGTCACAGTACAATGTACAACGCCTCACAGATAGACGCTACACGCCTGGCCAGCGTTGCACCCCAGACTGCCTAAAAATTGCTAAGTCATTGTGCAGAgcctaagagctaggcgctgcactgtatagtgtggcgcctaacTCTCAGGCACTGCACTAGTGGTTGCACTACAAAATGAAATaaccactagtgcaacgcctagaagctaggcgctacactgtatagtgtggcgcctagctctcaggcgctgcacactgacttagtaatttttGGATCACACGGGTGCGACGCTGGCCAGGCGTGTAGCGCCTACCTGTGAGGTTGCACAGTGTAGTGTTGCGCCTTTGTGTCAagcgtcacacaaaaaggtcaaccttgtgaaatagtttcacggacaGTTCATTCTATAATTTGATTTCGATCATAGGTTAAATTTATCAATTTTGCCGCCCGCGGTAGGAATTATTTGTCCCCATGCACTCTTTTTGTTCATTGCCGTCAGCGCCGGCGCGCTCTGCCAGCCGCTGCAAAACGAGATTATTgggtttcttggatttgttttggaGATAAGTTTCTTTGATCGTGTTTTGTGATAGGGATTAACTGAAACCATCAAGCGGAAGTTGTCAAGTTGGGCACGATGATGGCATGATGCAGCATCTGGGTGCAGGGCATGAAGTTAATGGCCGGTGTGGATGAGCAGCAGGCTTCATGACAAACGCACGCACTGATAATGAATTCTCAATAGTAGAGAAGTTTACACTTTGCAGAAGCAGGTGTTGATAAAATCAGTAGCATTAAATGGTTACCACGCCGCTGGACCCCCATCCTGACCCACGTTTAACCGCAGCATTTTGGGGCAGAACTAACATAAATCAACTTGGGCCGGACTTGTACTCCACTCCCTCTTGGCATCAATATAGTGCTATAGTGAACTTGTGAGGTGAAAACCGTTGCTAAACTGTGATACCAGTCCGCCAGAGTTACCCGCAGTTAAAAGAAACTGTAATGCGCACTACCCACTCGTTGGTAGGAGGAACACAGCGTCAGCTTCTCGCTCATGTGGCCGTTGAATCCAACGAAAATGCCAGTCTCACACACGTGCATTATGTCTAAACAAGCAAAGCTAGGAAGCAAACGCATAAGATTCCCAGTTACAAACACACAACGCATAACAAAGAGTGgaagagaagagaaagaaatcaACGACACCTAGCCAGACTGCGCCACTTAGTGGTAGCAGCGCAATTCTTGGCGCCTCGCCACATGCTCGGCACCGCACAACACGGGAAACTATACTAGCTAGTAGCTACGACGACGACGTCCGACCGACACAAACCACAGTTCAGCGCGTGCACGGCCTGCGGTCATATCATATGTCCACGGCGATGTCAGCCGTGGTGGCGGCCGGGGGTGCCGCGGCGGGCGGAGCGGCGGTGGGGGCGTCGGCCGAGGCTGcgccagcgccggcgccggcggccatgGCGACCAGCATCTGGCGGAGGCCGCGCGCGTACTCGAGCAGGCGGTCGATGGAGGGGATGGTCTCCCTCACCTCGTCCTGCGCCTCGAAGTCGCGCAGCCAGGCGTGGAAGAGCGGGAATGCCTCGGCGTCCACCAGCTGCACGCCGGTGACCTCCTCGAAGACGGCCAGCCAGTAGGAGCCGCAGCCCAGGACGACGTCCAGGAagccgacctcgtcgccgccgaaGAAGCGCCGGCCCTTGAACGCCCCCTCCCGCAGCTCCGCCTCGATCAGCGCCAGGTTCTCGTGCACCTGCCGCACCgccgcctcctgctcctcccccGTGGACGCGAACACCGCCCCCACCGCCGGCCCAAGCTGCATTCCACAGAAACAGGTCAGCCATGTTCCACGGGCGTCAGAGAATCATCACGAGCACCGCGTGCGCGTGTATGCATACCTTGTCGTCGCCGAAGTGGCACCAGAAGCGAGCGACGGCGCGGTCGAAGGCGTCGGCGGGGAGGAGCTGGCGGGAGGCCGGGAAGGCGTCGTCGAGGTACTGGAGGATGATGACGGACTCGGCGAGGGAGCGGCCGTCGTGGACGAGCACGGGGACCTTCTTGTAGACGGGGTTGAGGCGCAGCAGCGCGTCGCTCTTGTTGCCGAGGTCCTCCTCCGCGTACTCGAAGGCGAGCCCCTTGAGCCGCATGGCCAGCTGCACGCGGTGCGTGTACGAGCTCGCCCACGACCCGAACAGCTTCAGCTGCAGCTGCGCCGCCGCGCCAGCGTCAACGTTCTCCGCCGCCTTCTCCATGGCCGGCTACGTGAAAGTAAGGAAGGAAGGACTCCGGTCGATCTTAGGATGCTCGGATGATGTTTGTATTGTTGCTTGcagtggagtggagtggagtgaGATTCTTTTTGGTGTGTGGCTTGGAGCTAGGGTGGGAGAGGGTTTATATAGAGCGGGAGGGTGGTAGGTGGGCCCCACACGTAAGTGAGGTGGTCGGGTGGGCCCGGGATGTCAGCTGGATGGGGTTTAGCGCGCCGGAGAAGGACGGTGTGTGTGGGTGGAGACGGCGAGGGGCGGTGGGCCGgggaggcttccccggcaaggtaCACAGAGCggtgctggctggctcgtagtCGTCGTCGACTTTCTACTCACTGAGAAGTGTGAACCTGCTTACTGCTTAGTAATTACAGTGCTTTACTTTTACTGTAGTGATTTGTTTATCCGGTCGGTGAAAAGAAGTTGTCACGGGGAGGATCATGGCGAGCTGGACCAGCGGTGCGACAGTCACAACAGAGAAGTCTCCGCTAGCTTTTGCCTCGCAGCTCTGGTGGATTTGCGTCTGCATTACCGAGTCAAAAGCAGGCGCGTTGATCGAGAGCtctcgacttgttccccaatactgCTCGCTGGCTTGCGGCACAATCCGGCCAGGTCGGTAGTCTGGCCTCCGTGGAGAGAATGGTGGGGAGAGTTGAACTTTCACGGCGTGATGATCACTGTGCAATGCACTGCATCAAGATGGTGAAATATGAGAGATGATAGTGTAGACAAAGCCAGCAGGTCGTGAGAAAGCCTGGTCAAAGCGTGTTTACATAAGATAAGAAAACCCGAGCCTTGGTCGATGCGCCCTGGCTAATACTATGTTTGCGACCAAACCGGAAAGGGATCTCGCGGTGCGTTTGACTGAAGACCACCTGCGCTCTAGAACTAGCCCGGCCGGCCGGCAAGAAGCATTTATTGTCCCGCCGGGATGCATCTCTACCGTCGTTCGTACTTCGTAGTCACAGTTCTCTTCTGTTTAACCAAAAAAAAAATTGTAACCCGACGCGCCATGCTTTTGCCGATGGTTTCATTGTGCGAGGACTGTGCGTACACAGCGCGGAGGGGACCTGACCTGACCGTGGCATGGGCGATGgcaaaagagaaggaaggaggcgACCGGGGCGGGGCTGGGGATGGTGAAAGGCAGCAACAGCAGCCGGGGCAAGACGGCACGACCAAAAGTCCCCCGTTCCTTGGAAGCGTTTCCATCAGCTGCTGCTGCTGTGCTGCCGACGCTGTGCGCGCGCGCTGTCGCGCTTTTCTCGCGTGTCGTGGGCTCGGGCTCGTGCCACGCTCTGGCCTAATTTCCATGTACTACATTTCTCACAGCGCCACCATCAATGAGGCTGCACTATACCGGTCTGCTTGCTGGTGGTGCACGGCGGTTTATCCGGCCGGCATGCGTCCCTGTCCACGACAAGAACACTATCACCCTGGCTATTCGCAAACAGTCTTGCCGACTGAGACTTCAATGCTATATCCGTGAGATCTATGCATTGAGATTCATGcaattcttcttttttttttctctctagcatgttatgtcacttgatcgagacttggttaaatctcagtcgactgaaaTCTAGCCACATTCATTCGCAAAAGCAAGGAATAAATGCAGAGGAGATGAGATTTGAACGGACTCGATATGGCGGAGGGCTTCAGATATACGATTCGCTGCCGGTTCATCTGTGTccggtgaacagtaaaataaaaaatgaGCAGAAAATTGTGAAAGATCTAAGTTGTTTTTGGATGCAAGATGTTTCAGTGCGCCGGgtgcatgcaaaatttcatggCTAAATGACATTAAAGAGGctcgtggcaaaaaagacaaaataggCACTGAAAATTGTTGTTTTCAAAAGTTTCTCACAAGTCCGAATTTCGTCATTTTTGCTGAGAGCTAATAAAATGtccaaactccatgaaatttggcacGAACTTCATGGACATGAGCATCTTGCATCATTTTGTTTTACTATTTCTAACGGACTTCACGGACATGAGCATTTTGCATCATTTTTTTTTTACTATCTCTAATGATTTTATTGTTCACTCGTGGATGTAGATGCACCCAAGAGCCAAGATGCCGCTTCCAGAGGGTTCCCTTAGTTTTTCATCGTCGGCACCCATTTTAGTGTTAGTCCATGGTTTTCTATGGATTTCACGACCGACGTGAACTCGTACATTTTTTACCAGTCACTTGGTTTTCTATGCTAATGAAATTCTGCAAATCTTAAAACCACATTCGACATACGGGGCATGAAAAAAAATTATTGAGGATAAATAATGTCAACATAAGGTGAGTTGCTTCACATATTTTTGTAGAATAAGAAAAGAAAGCAACGACTTATTTGTTCTTCCATACAAATTTGTCCTCGTGAATCCGTGATCAAGCTGAGCTAATAAGGTAAGCGGTGCGTTTTTCCTGATAAAATTTTGCCACTTAAGATTGTCAGAGTTAGGTTAACTGTACCTGAAACATAAGGGGCAAGATGCCATAGAAAGGAGAGCGTGCTAGAGAAGAAATTCACACCACGACACAAAATctagccctctcttctcgctctctctctctctctctctctctcaaacacacacattgACAAGTATTTCCTCCGTCCCGATTTAATTACCATAGAAATGAATAAAAATTTCTGTATCTAGAACTAACAATATGTCCAAATACAttcattttgaaaaataatttgtgACGAAGGGTAATTTTATTTTGTTGCGCTTCTCCCCATCTTGACGTCGGTGTGCACGCTGGTATGAGAAAGCAGCCGTCCTAAACAACATCCCTCGAGAAGTTGTTGCACAATCTGAGAGTGAGAGACGATAAGATTTTGGGGCAGCATCTCAGCGTGATTTCTCGTGTAATCGAATACTTCATCTATGGTAACTTCTCTGATCAGCTATTAAGCTACCACCATTTCACCAATCAGGTCAGGCTCGACTAGAACCaccttccacacacacacacacacacgcacgcacgcacacacgcacacacacacgtgcACGCGCACACAAACGCACATATAAGAGACGGATCAAGGAGAGGACGTCACCTTGATATAACATGAATCTTGAAGCCACCCAAGACACAATATTTGAAGTCTGTTTGAGATTGCTTTGTTTTCTAAAATTCAGCTCCGCTTCAGAAAACACAAGTCAAACGAGGTAGCTTAATAATTTTGCCACTTAAGATTGTAGGAGTTAGGTTAACTATACCTGAAACATAACGGGCAAGATGCCATAAAAAGGGGAGCGTGCTAGAGGAGAAACTCACACCACGACACAAAATCTAGCCCTCTCTTCTCTCTTACACAAAGAAACTCATTGACAAGTATTTCCTCCGTCCCGATTAATTATCGTAGAAATAAATAGAAAtttatgtatctagaattaaaaatatatctatatacatccagCTTTACAAATAATTTGTGACGAAGGGTAATTTTATTTTGTTGCGCTTCTTCCCACCTTGACGTTGGTGTGCACGTTAGTACTCCCTTTATTCTAAAATATAGTGCGCCGACACTTTCCGAGGTccaactttgatcataaatttaaccaacgagaccaactgcagcgggagaaaaaattatataattgaaaacttctttcaaatacgAATTCACGGATATAATTTTTGCTTCCGTCACAATCGATCTTGGtatttaaatttacggtcaaatttGAAGTACGTGGATAGAGGaaacactacattgtggaatggagggagtatgaaagAGCAGCCCTCGTAAACAATATTCCTTGAGAAGTTATTGAATCGACTGAGAGTGAGCGACAATAAGATTTTGGGGCAACATCTCAGCGTGATTTCTCGTGTGATCGAATACTTCATCTATGGTAACTTCTCCGATCAGCTATTAAGCTACCACCACTTCACTGATCAGGCCAGACTCGGTTACGACCACCCTCCAGACACACGCGCGTGCAGATGCACACGCACACAAGCGCGCAcgcgcgcgcgtgcacacacacacacacacacacgagacgGATCAAGGACATGACATCACCTTGAATTCTATCACATGAATCTCAAAGCCACTGAAGACACAATATTAAAACACCTTGTACCTTTTCTTTATTGATGAAAGCACGGTACTGCCAACAGATAACGATAAACTACATGGTTGCGACTAGATCTCAGTCCACTAAGTCTTAGCAAGTTGCCGAAcatataaaaaaaaggaaaatgttTAAAAGAGAATTTTGCACGGATCTCCATTCGATGTATGATCTCATGAATAAAACATCGACAGGGACTTGGTTAAGTCTCCATCAACTGAGATTTAGCAATCTCGAAACTACAAAGGTACAATGGACTCTAGTTTGAATGAAAAGATACTCCAAAATCAAATTGGAAAGGCCATTCCTTGCAGAGAAAGATATTCAACCCCATGTCCATCTGCCATCGCCCATTGGTGCGCCTCATCCAAGTTGAAGCAGTTGATCCATTTTTCAGAAAGATGTTGATGGGAGTTGGCGAGCACTCTTGAAATAggttttcgccccgctttatagataaagcaacagTCGAACAAAGTACATGGTCGAATGATACGATGTGGTGAAGTGGTCCTCTTACCAAGCCGATCCCAAGATAATCGGATCACGCACATTACACTACCGGAATATAACACAGGACGATCTGCAAACAACGCCAGACTACTCCCTAATACACCTAAGCTCTACGGTAACGCCCCCAGGAGGGAGAATGGCGCAAAGAGTCGTCGCTACTAAGTCCGCAATGGACAAGGTCTTCACCCGGAACCTGAACACGAAGATGGTCACCTcgacgacctcttcaagaagataGTGGCGCCCACGGGTGTCACCTCGTCGGTGCCAATGCGCAGGGCTTTCCTCCGGTAGCTCCCGCATGTCGGTACGGGGTCTTCAGGAGAGCGAGACGAGTACAAATCCTAGATCCGGATCGAGGCGCCACCACTGTCAGAGACAAAGATCGCACTCGAGCCACCCGTCGCTATGCATCTCGCTGCCCACACGATCAAGAGATATAGTCACCACCGCTGTCATGGTGCTCACAGGAGAGAAAACCATGCAGACCGCTTTCCAGGGCTGCCGCCCCGGCATCCATGCCACGAGACATCGTCAACCGCCAAATTCACAACATAGACCGTGATAGGAGAAGCCCGACATCAGTCCCCGAGCCCGGGTCGGCGCCGCCATTGTAGGGGCGCCCACGCGTGCGACCCGCTTTAATCTCGCTGGACCAGGGGGTATGACCCAATGATTGCCGACGGCCATCATCAAGCCCACAGCTCAGATGACGCCAAATCCACGACCTTTAGCGTCGATCCAACAATCAACCAGCGTTGTATCGACCACCACTGCCACAATCCTTCACTAACGCCATAACGTGCATATGCCCCGCAATCCACCCGCAAGCTCCAGCATTAGCCTGACCGGAGGTGACCTAGAGCCGAGAAGCTCATGCGAGGAGCAACtaacccccggctggaggaccatgTCAAACTCCCGCACCGGTGGCCAGTCCATAACGCCGGCCCACTACCAGCCATCACACTCGGGAAAGGTGGGTGTTGCCCCatctctctactcctataaaaatcatagttggtgatgatggtgtgcctgccatctatcATTTTTGACCGTCTGATCTACATCCGAGGCATAGGAGCAACTCCACTTCACGTTTAAAAAGAAACCCCTCATTCTCTTCCTCCATCTTCATCCAGTCCCGCCTTATCCACTCAGCCAAGCAATCGACCCTTCTGCAAAAAAGTGGAATCGAAGTGGCAGCGGCCGCTGCCGCTCTGCACACCACCAGCGTCCGCTCCCAGCTACTCTCTGCCCCAGCAACCTAACCGCCCACACCCACATCCACCTTCCTCCCCATCATCTCTTCCTCCCCCTAGCTTGTCTCCTACAACGCCGACATCAACAAGTACGCCACCGGCGACGTCCGTTCGCCGAGTCTGCAACGCGTCTCTTGCCTACTCCTTTGATGCAGCAGACCGACGCCCAACACCTTTCCCTTGTCATcaccatctcctcctcccccttccccttccccttcgTCGCCTATGTCGACAAGTTCGCTGTCGGTGTTGTCCGTCCTTGGAGTCCGTGAGGACTCTCCTGCTTCCTCATCCAAGGCTCTAATGCAGCAGTTCCGCCGcccaccacctccccctctcctCACCGACCTCCACATATGCTGCTACTCACTATGCATCCTCGGCAACGGTGTTGCCACCTAGTAGTCCCTCCCGGCAGAAGCGCTCCACGACCATCCCCTTTGAGTAAGCGTTGCTCCCCTAGAACCTCTATGTCGTCTACAACTGGTCTCTCCTCCCACATAAGTCCTCTATTCCATTACTTGCACACCTTGCTGCTATCTCCATCTCGATTGGAAGCCCTCAACCTGGCAGAAGAGATTTTTCTGAATTGATTGAAGTACTCGACCATGTTTGGGGTTAGATAACAGTATCCGATGTACTACATGGTCTATAAATATCAGGTTCATAATTTCTGCATCTTTTCTGTTCGGGCCTTTGAACGGTAACTAGATCTCCAGCAAAGCACCAGCCAGCACACAAAGGCTGGTTTGATCTATTTCAGTTATGTAGTTCATCCATTACAACTTACAAGTGCACCTAAGAAAAAAAGAAGCACCAGGTGCTTTTGACATTAACTCTGGGTGAATATCTGGGCTTGCAATGCTTCAGCTCTTGGGGTTCTCATAGTTCTAGATTTTTCTTCCTAAGCACTTGGTGGAGTTGTACCTTCTAGTTAGATCACCGTCCATGCTTGCACGAAGTTCTCCTTCAGGGTGTGCTTCAAGAAGGTCCAGGAGTCCTCCATGCAGCCCCTGAGACCCCAATTGAATTGGATGTTCATGGAGTCAGTGTGGTCTAATCGGCAAAACATTGCTGCTAGGTATTTCATCTGGTGTGTTTTTTGGTGATTTTTGGTGCGGAGAACGAGTTGCAAGTTTGATTCAGAATCACATGCTCTGTTCCTTTCACACTTCCCTACATGTGTAGTACTGCACTACCATGTTTCTCTCATTGCATGAGTGCGGTTAGCCAGGTAATGATTGTAAAAAATCATTGGTACATATCTATGCAGTTTGTTTATTTTGGCCA
The sequence above is a segment of the Triticum dicoccoides isolate Atlit2015 ecotype Zavitan chromosome 1A, WEW_v2.0, whole genome shotgun sequence genome. Coding sequences within it:
- the LOC119279246 gene encoding glutathione transferase GST 23-like translates to MEKAAENVDAGAAAQLQLKLFGSWASSYTHRVQLAMRLKGLAFEYAEEDLGNKSDALLRLNPVYKKVPVLVHDGRSLAESVIILQYLDDAFPASRQLLPADAFDRAVARFWCHFGDDKLGPAVGAVFASTGEEQEAAVRQVHENLALIEAELREGAFKGRRFFGGDEVGFLDVVLGCGSYWLAVFEEVTGVQLVDAEAFPLFHAWLRDFEAQDEVRETIPSIDRLLEYARGLRQMLVAMAAGAGAGAASADAPTAAPPAAAPPAATTADIAVDI